The following coding sequences are from one Plasmodium gaboni strain SY75 chromosome 10, whole genome shotgun sequence window:
- a CDS encoding hypothetical protein (conserved Plasmodium protein, unknown function) translates to MYEVYYLNENGEFEKKKKKNEEVQSSIILKNHNISSEKKCKLVKHNIYEGGYTIWECTWDMLKFFHKEGFDFNNKQVLELGCGHGLVGIKVLLDNGNVVFQELNKEVINDVLLPNIKKNLKMKLKKKKLKENKHYMKINNDKVTCYVINKPWNKLNSKLQKKKLNSFDFILGNEILYRKENYYHILKILKKNLKKGGKAYFGSKSYYFGFEDGTGSNSFVTYVNNNEHFNFVAKIIQTTTGKSVYSKDIIEVTFSSTND, encoded by the exons atGTATGAggtatattatttaaatgagAATGGTgaatttgaaaaaaaaaagaaaaaaaatgaagaagtCCAAAGTTCCATAATCTTAAAAAATCATAACATTTCTTCAGAAAAAAAGTGCAAGTTAGTTAAACACAACATTTATGAAGGAGGATATACAATATGGGAATGTACATGGGATATGttaaaattttttcataagGAAGGGTTCgattttaataataagCAAGTATTGGAATtag GTTGTGGACATGGCTTAGTTGGAATAAAAGTGTTATTAGATAATGGAAATGTTGTTTTCcaagaattaaataaagaagTTATTAATGACGTTTTACTAccaaatataaaaaagaatttgAAGATGAAActtaaaaagaaaaagttaaaagaaaataagcattacatgaaaataaataatgataaagTAACATGTTATGTTATTAATAAACCATGgaataaattaaattcGAAATtacaaaagaaaaaattgaactcttttgattttatattaggaaatgaaatattatatagaaaagaaaattattatcatattttaaaaattctCAAAAAAAATCTAAAAAAAGGAGGAAAAGCTTATTTTGGTTCCAAGTCTTATTATTTTGGATTTGAAGATGGAACAGGTTCAAATAGTTTTGTGACatatgttaataataatgaacaTTTTAATTTCGTTGCTAAAATTATTCAAACCACTACAGGGAAATCTGTCTATTCAAAAGATATTATAGAAGTAACCTTTTCATCCACTAATGATTAG